In Populus trichocarpa isolate Nisqually-1 chromosome 12, P.trichocarpa_v4.1, whole genome shotgun sequence, a genomic segment contains:
- the LOC7489826 gene encoding protein phosphatase 2C 51 yields the protein MQNEELGDSLIMRMDQLTVIKTLNSRRRRLKIRRLKYTCQNNKSHVTISGGDDGIERKGGDLCGEEKKAGGIFAAKASDDGGSKEISISLTPLRNDVVLQDEVVLSYGSVSVIGGRKEMEDTVKVELGFLSFNDGEKKYDFFGVYDGHGGALVAEACKERLHRVLVEEIMEGKEGGGGVEWEKVMEECFRKMDEEVVKDKMIGSTAVVAVVGKEEVVVANCGDSRAVICRGGVAVPLSVDHKPDRPDELERVEAAGGRVINWNGHRVLGVLATSRSIGDQYLKPFVSSKPEVTVDKRTENDEFLVLASDGLWDVISNEFACQIIKRCLHGRMRRKSQGVVSESCRAAEAAAVLAELAMARGSKDNISVIVVELKRRNSFSC from the exons ATGCAAAATGAGGAG CTTGGAGACTCTTTGATAATGAGGATGGATCAGCTCACTGTGATCAAGACGTTGAATTCTCGTCGGAGAAGATTAAAAATCCGACGATTGAAGTATACGtgtcaaaataataaatcccaTGTCACCATCTCCGGCGGGGATGATGGCATTGAGAGGAAGGGCGGTGATTTGTGTGGTGAAGAGAAGAAAGCAGGAGGAATTTTTGCTGCAAAAGCTAGTGATGATGGTGGTTCAAAGGAGATATCAATATCGTTAACACCGCTGAGGAATGATGTTGTTTTGCAAGATGAAGTAGTTTTATCATATGGGTCGGTGTCTGTTATAGGGGGGAGGAAAGAGATGGAGGATACAGTGAAGGTGGAGTTGggttttttgagttttaatgatggtgaaaagaagtatgatttttttggtgtttatgaTGGACATGGTGGAGCTCTTGTAGCGGAGGCGTGTAAAGAGAGGTTGCATAGAGTTCTTGTGGAGGAGATAATGGAGGGAAAGGAAGGGGGTGGTGGTGTGGAGTGGGAGAAGGTGATGGAGGAGTGTTTTAGAAAGATGGATGAGGAGGTGGTGAAGGATAAGATGATTGGGTCTACGGCTGTTGTTGCAGTGGTGGGgaaggaggaggtggtggtggctAATTGTGGGGATTCTAGAGCTGTGATTTGTAGAGGTGGGGTTGCCGTGCCATTGTCAGTTGATCATAAG CCTGACAGACCTGATGAGTTGGAGAGAGTTGAAGCTGCAGGTGGAAGGGTTATAAACTGGAACGGACACCGTGTTCTAGGAGTTCTTGCCACTTCCAGATCTATAG GTGATCAGTATCTCAAACCATTTGTATCCTCCAAACCAGAAGTCACCGTGGATAAGCGAACTGAAAATGATGAATTCCTCGTCCTGGCCAGTGATGGCCTATGGGATGTCATCTCCAACGAATTCGCATGCCAGATTATAAAGAGATGCCTGCATGGCCGGATGAGGAGGAAGTCCCAGGGAGTTGTGAGCGAGAGTTGTCGCGCAGCAGAGGCTGCAGCGGTGCTAGCCGAGCTAGCAATGGCTCGGGGCAGCAAAGATAACATCAGTGTGATCGTTGTTGAGCTCAAAAGGCGCAACAGCTTCTCCTGTTAG